TTGTAATTTTCTCGTTGTAACTTTATTTGATCAATTTCCTACGTAATTTTTGTACTTAATTATTTTGCTATTGAActgtattttatattaatatttctaCTCCGTGGCTTTTACTTCTAACATTGAAAAGTTTATTACTTGTTGGATCATTTGGATGGTACTGATTCCACTAGGTGACAATATAATATGAAACTTTTATTGACTACAGTCAAAATTAGCCTACATACTTGAGTAGACATTCCCTGAAATGTAGATATATCCTCAAACTCCTAAAATAgcctatataaattatacaccCAATACCAAATATGTCCAGGAAATATGAGATCTATCTTGAAAAAAAGCTCAATATCAAAGAAGATGGtatctaaaagaaaaaaaaaaattaatttcacaatattTCGATTTCCAATTTCTTTGTCGAAAACATCTTTTAATTGTAAGTTAAATGAAAGTCTTTGAAACACATTAAAtcataattatgaaaaaaaactaAGAATGACTTCTCGAAGATAACAATGGCAATGTCTAGTCCAGTATTTTATTCATTATGATAACATAACGTGATAATGATATGATCATTTTCTTTTCAGTTGATGGGGCTCCAACGAGGCTTGAAGATAGCAACGAGTTCTTCTTTAGAGGGCGATACTTCCTTGACCACAGGATGAGTAGCAAAGTCATGGCTCCATTTACAGAGCTTTGGAAACTTCGCCTCTCTCAATATCTCTACTCCCATAAGTTCTTCTAATATTGGGATCCACAGGGCTATGATGTTTCCTGCTAAGTCCACCATCCCAATGCTTTCTCCTCCAAAATACTTGTCTTTCAACTCTTTCTCTAAGATCTCCAGATACTCACTTACTTCTTCCAATGCATTTTTCTGATCCTCCTTCACCTTAACAACTTTAATTATTGTTGTTACGATCTGGGAAAAGATCATATTCAACGTCAAATTGTTACTTTACAGTACACACATAAGGTGTTCGACGAAAGTTGAAgctcaaaaaattaaagaggGTACAAGATATGAGTTTCATAAAAAGTTGATTATTGGAAGAATTGTTACCTTGTCTTCAATGAAACGACTCCAGAAACGGGCTTGAGCTCTTTCATAAGGGTGTTGAGGCAAGATGGGGTGAGTTTTCCATGTCTCATCGATGTATTCAAGAATTACAAGTGACTCTGCTACGGGCTTTTCGTTGTGGACTAAGGTAGGAACTTTTTTGTGAATTGGGTTGTATTTGATGAGGGAAGCACTCTTGTTCTTAAGATCTTCTTCATAGTATTTGTATTCAACACCTTTGAGTTTCAGAGCTATGTTTACTCTGTTACTAAAATGGCTTGCCCTAGCACCATAAAGCTTCACTTCTTCTCCCATATTCTTTATATTGATACTGACAAAAACACTTGTGTTTTGGATGTGTAGGTGTGTTTGTTGAAGGCCCTAATatcatattaaaaatatattggaatatgtattatttataaaagtaGTGGTAAtgctatttattttgtttttaaaatttggacCAAAAGATTATATATTAGAATTTGGGTAATATTACAGAATTTGTAAAGGCGAATGGTGATGTAATAGCATACGAAATCAATTGGATGGGTAACATCAATGAGAATGACACTTAACGACTAACGGGAACACTCCAATAGTCATTTATTGGCTAAggcttaaaatattaaatatactcTAATTTCACACTatatttactttaataaaaCACTAAATTTATCTTCATAAATAACTTTATTTACCGTGTCTCACCaaatttagtaaaaaattataaactacactttttttttaaaaaaaatttaataattaaataatattttaaagaagaaaaagtaaataattatatatatttaatattaaaatattcttattatattaataaaataataaaataataagaatataaaatttaatgtaatttttagtgttgtggTTGGAATCGAAAAATATTAATGTTGAAATAGTAGTTTTTTAGTGTTGATTTAACACCCGATTTAAGTTTTCCCATTAGAGATGCCCAACGTTTGTAATCTTTTTATTgaggaattttttatttttatgatttttttttgccaaaatttgtaaaatatggctttttcttatgaaaaaaaaaaatattgtccaaaaaggtaaaaaaagaaatataggaaaaataatttaagataACCAATTATATAAAAAGCACCTACATAGATTTTTTTTGCCAAAACAATTATTTTGCGAGtattatagaatttttttttttttttatttttgagggAAAGGGAGCCCactaaagagaaagaaaaactcGAAGATTACAGGGGTCATCGCCATTAtagaatttttactttttattaacacctatttttatttttgctccttatttttttaagttactttttttataatatatttatacatataaatatttatatatatatttggcaaaaaaaaaacattttgttAGTGTTTGAGTATaccattattttttaaaatttttacaccaaaaatacaaattacacACTTTATTACATATAAACCTACACACGGTTAAAGCAACTTTTTTACCTTTTCTCtatattttattacacatataccacatacacatcacaTCTATGCACCAGTCACGTCAACTCCCCTATCAACCATCATGCATCCCTCAATcacttccctctctctttttcttttgttttcctttgatttttttatttcatttcagtttttttttttgaaataacaaataacctccattgttgaaccTTAACTCCCCACGATTCCTCAACCATTTTCCCTCTCATTGTTGTTCTTCAaaattttttcaactcccactaAACCATCCCATaacctttttctctctttctttttgtttcccAATCTTTATATAAAATGGATGTGACCCGttcttcttcatctccttcccctgttcaaaaaaaaattcaaaatgggTTTGAAATCACTAGCTAATAAAGCTAAGGGAAAACGTCCTTTTATTGAGGAGGAAGACtctgattttgctcctccattAACGAAGCGTGGGAGAGCTCCtcctaagaagaaaacaaaggtCCGTGTGCAAGAAAAAATGGCTGAAGATGTTTATGGGAAAAACAATAATGTTGGTGCTGCTGTTCGAActgaggtttgttttcggtttcattttcgttttcccccattttaaacattttcttgtatttccatttcatcgttttggttttttctggtttgtgatattttaggtttttcattttaaaatttcgtt
This region of Cannabis sativa cultivar Pink pepper isolate KNU-18-1 chromosome 7, ASM2916894v1, whole genome shotgun sequence genomic DNA includes:
- the LOC115698069 gene encoding probable glutathione S-transferase — translated: MGEEVKLYGARASHFSNRVNIALKLKGVEYKYYEEDLKNKSASLIKYNPIHKKVPTLVHNEKPVAESLVILEYIDETWKTHPILPQHPYERAQARFWSRFIEDKIVTTIIKVVKVKEDQKNALEEVSEYLEILEKELKDKYFGGESIGMVDLAGNIIALWIPILEELMGVEILREAKFPKLCKWSHDFATHPVVKEVSPSKEELVAIFKPRWSPIN